The DNA segment GCTTAAGCACCCGCAGGTGATGGGATATCGTCGGTTGCGACACCTGAAATGAATCGATGATATCGCAGACGCACAGCTCTTTACCGATCAGCAGTCTCACAATCTCAAGCCTGGTAGGATCCCCCAACGCCTTGAACACCTCGCTGATGTTCTTCATGATTTATCTTCACCACCTCGAAAGTTCTCGATTATCCAAGTCCTTATAGCATCCCTGACAAACACCAAAAGGACTTTCTTTTTTGATGTTGGCATAAATATGCTCCTCTGCTATTATTATTATATAGATATGCATCGATTTATCTATATATTACTATAACGCAAATCTACCGGTCAACGGTTGCATAACTTGGGAGGAGCTACTGTGAATCATTACCGTTTCA comes from the Sporomusaceae bacterium genome and includes:
- a CDS encoding metalloregulator ArsR/SmtB family transcription factor, which translates into the protein MKNISEVFKALGDPTRLEIVRLLIGKELCVCDIIDSFQVSQPTISHHLRVLKQADLVKDKKEGKWIYYSLNSGSFEAIEKFFEQYRTSGKVERVRTCSEEE